CCCTCCCAGCCCAAGAGACTGAAGTGGGGGAGCCAGAGGCCTGGACATAAgcctcctcccgctcctccccACCAGAACTGGTCACTTGATTCAGAGGACCCATCCCTGAGTTATGACCTCCTGGGACAATCTTCCTGGTGCAACTGTTCTATGCCTATATCTTTGGCAGAAGCTTTTCCAGCCCTGCCAGTCGAATCTCCCCAAGAGCCTCATCCCACGCGTGTCCTTTCTAGCACCCAGCCTCAGTTTGGAGAGAAACAATAACGTTACTTTAATTTAACATCAACAATGACACCGTGTAACAGCACAGGGAAGAGGTGGTGGAGAGAAGACACTCAGGCTTCCTGTTCCCTAACCAGCCTTGACCTCAATGGCAGAGCCCCAGCAACCTGGAAGCACCTCACCTAGCCTCTTAATGGAGTGGGCAGGGGCACGGGAATTGGAAATCAGAGGCTCAAAACTCACAGAAGGACTGAGGGCAAGCCTGGGGAGGAGCTGCCTGGCTGTAGGGAGGGCCCTAGCGCAGGTCTTCGGCTGTGAACATGCCCCGGGCCCGGCGCAGGATGGAGTCCTTGGCGGCATCATAGGGGTGCTCCTTGGACGGGATCTCCAGGACGGCTGGGATGGAGCGCTGGTGGGCGTCGAGCGCGTGCCGCACCATCTCTGCGATGTACTGGTTGATGAGGATAATGCCGATGTCATCCCGGTTTAGAAACTGCCTGTTGGGAGAAATGAGAAGGGAGCCCACTCCGAGGTGGTGAGGCCGGGCGGCGGAGGCAAATGTGCTTGACCCAGCGAGTGCAGAGGCCAAGGGCAAAGGTTGCTAGACCGAACTCTCTCCATTCTAACCAGAACCAACTTCACTCAAAATCTAGGGGCCCTGGCTGTCAGGGGTAACTTCCACCTCCCCTGCTTGGAAGGCTCCCAAGTGAGCTGGTGCTGAAGATTAGGGCACAGGCTGATGTGACCTGTACGCTGCGTTtgtgtgaaaaagagagaggataaGAATATGTATGTCTGTCCCTagtatgtacatttaaaaaagcagGAAGATAAGGAATGAAGCGCTtccaggggcagagaagggaggtaAGGAAGTGGAAATAGATGGGGGTAGGAGTGAGACTTCTCAATATGTATACCTTTGACATATTAATTTGCAAACCACACGAATACCTTaacttttcaaaggaaaacaatttctttaaaggGGCTGATGAGACCACTAAAGGCCTTAAGGTCTATGCTGAAGTTTGGCATGAGCTAAGAATACAACATAGGAAGAGGAAAATCATCCTTTCCCCACAGAGAGGACCTAGCACTGGGATCTTCCTTTCTTGTAATCACCCAggcattaatatattaaaaactactggggcgcctggatagcttagtcagttaagcaaccgattctcggtttcagttcaggtcatgatctcacagtctgtgggatggagccctgtgttgtgctctgtgctgacactgcagggcctgcttgggattctctctctctctctctctctctctctctctctctctgtctccctccctccctcccctgctcacacactggcatgagctccctctctctcaaaataaataaacattaaaaatatatatatctataaataaactatttttgctgagcacttgctctgtgccaggcacgaGGGCCAGTTAGACTTGATGACTGATCTCTGGGTCCCTTTGGATGGAAACATGGAATGGTCTTGGAGTAAAATCTGTCCTTCTCCTATGACAACTTGGGTCACTTTACCAGAATGCTTAGAGATCAGGCCAGTTCAGGGCCTATCATCCCCAGGCAGCAGGATCCAGTCTCAGCCAGCAGCTCAAGGCTGGACTGTTTAGGGGAAAACAGGGGAGAGTGGCTTGTTCCTAAGACTTGGCAACAGGGGCCTTAGAGAAGGGGTGAGAAAGCACAGGGGGCTGGCATCCTCGTTTCAAGTCACCAGGACACCTCCTGAGTTAAGGGACATGCCCACATCCACACTATGAAGCTATCACTCTTGACCCAGAGCAGGAAATGAGGACTTCAAATGCAAGGTCtttttgctaaattcacttattctggtggctttttaaaaagattctttaaaaaaagtttttttaaatgttatttttgagagggagggagggagagagagagagagagagagagagaacgaacaagtcggggaagggcagagagcgagggaaacacaaaatctgaagcaggctccagactctgaactgtcagcacagagctccatgtggggctcgaacacacgaaccgggagatcatgacctgagccgaagtcggacgctcaattgactaagccacccaggcacaaaccccccctttttaaaaaaatttcatttgtttttgagagagagagagagacagacagacagacagagtgcaagtcggggaggggaaaAGATTCTTATATTCTCTGTACTGATCATGCCATACGCAcatgaagtttttcttcttttgattaaaaaaaaaaaaaaaaaaggcaaggtcTTAGCACAAAGT
This DNA window, taken from Neofelis nebulosa isolate mNeoNeb1 chromosome 4, mNeoNeb1.pri, whole genome shotgun sequence, encodes the following:
- the ATP6V1F gene encoding V-type proton ATPase subunit F; protein product: MAGRGKLIAVIGDEDTVTGFLLGGIGELNKNRHPNFLVVEKDTTINEIEDTFRQFLNRDDIGIILINQYIAEMVRHALDAHQRSIPAVLEIPSKEHPYDAAKDSILRRARGMFTAEDLR